GCAGAGCGCGCTCTTCGGCGTCGGCAGCGACCTCGTCCTGGTCAACCAGCCACCGGTCCGGGTGCACCGGCTGCGCTACACCTCGGCCGAGGTAGCGGTGGCGGCCCGGCTGGCCCCCGCGTACCGCACCTCCAGCGTTCCGCTGACCAGGGGCATGCACATCGACTCGAACGGGGTCGCCGCGGCCGGCATCGCCCTGGGACTCGCCGCGTTCACCCGGCTCACCCGGCCGAAGTCCCGGCTCTGGCTGCTGCCCGCCCTGGCCGCCGGCCCGGTGGCCGCGTTCTTCCGGGATCCGGAGCGGGACGTCCCGGAGGACGAGTCCGCGGTCGTCGCCGCCGCAGACGGCCAGGTGCTCTCCGTACAGCGGCTGCGCGACGAGCGCTTCGGCGACGGCGAGTTCCTCCGGATCGCGGTCTTCCTCTCGGTTCTGGACGTGCACGTCAACCGGTCGCCGGTGGCCGGCAAGGTGGTCGACTACTTCGTCGCCGACGGTGGCTTCGCCGCCGCGATGAAGCCGGACGCGGAGCACAACGTGGCCGCGTACACGGTGCTCGACACCGAGCACGGGACCGTGGTGGTCGCCCAGCGCACCGGCCTGATCGCCCGGCGGATCGTGCAGCGGGCGCCCGTCGGTTCGCTGCTGGCCCGGGGTGAGCGCTTCGGCCTGATCCGGTTCGGCTCACGCACCGACGTGTACCTGCCGGCCGACGGGGCCGACCCGCTGGTCGGTCCGGGCGAACGGGTCGTGGGCGGGGCATCGGTGATCGCCCGCTGGCGCTGACCGTCGACACCGGCTCGGTCCCACCACTGGACGGGAACGATCGATCGCCCACCGGCTCAGGCCGGTGGGCGAGGGGTGTGGCGGACGGTTCGGACCGTACGGCGGGACGGGTCAGGCGGTGCGGCGCTGACGCAGCCAGAGCAGCGGCCCGCTGACCAGGTAGCCCACCACCAGGAGGGCGAAGGTGAGCCGGGGCTCGATCAGGGCGCCGATCACCGGTGCGAGCCACACCCACGGCGGCAGCTTGATCAGCCGGGCCAGCTTGGCGTACGGGAAGCTGGAGACCATGGCGAAGGCGAGCAGCCCGACCCCGGCGACCTGGACCGCGCCGGAGACCGGCAGGCCGATCAGCACCACCAGGGCGAGCAC
The nucleotide sequence above comes from Plantactinospora soyae. Encoded proteins:
- a CDS encoding phosphatidylserine decarboxylase is translated as MTQSPAVRSTGPGRPVRVGERAARVLTTEMSRHHGPKTTLLVGAATDSPVLAASIDALLPGDALTVVPADALAANHLRDHVTALGQWTSQRVRVVDSLAEADPADVVVAGVPLAGTADETRTGLDALAKYLTEGGVLSVAVPALPGRAPGAVGELERQSALFGVGSDLVLVNQPPVRVHRLRYTSAEVAVAARLAPAYRTSSVPLTRGMHIDSNGVAAAGIALGLAAFTRLTRPKSRLWLLPALAAGPVAAFFRDPERDVPEDESAVVAAADGQVLSVQRLRDERFGDGEFLRIAVFLSVLDVHVNRSPVAGKVVDYFVADGGFAAAMKPDAEHNVAAYTVLDTEHGTVVVAQRTGLIARRIVQRAPVGSLLARGERFGLIRFGSRTDVYLPADGADPLVGPGERVVGGASVIARWR